A genomic region of Octopus sinensis linkage group LG2, ASM634580v1, whole genome shotgun sequence contains the following coding sequences:
- the LOC115222601 gene encoding uncharacterized protein LOC115222601, producing the protein MKEVYGGDTPSYGVVKFWHRQFKCGRISVETSISGQPHSAIDDDTIHKGKAAILKDRRITIRQLVREVKISEGSMEKKITTICTRGSCLHDGFPGCSHLLRSSNELTAPRLVWQCSKKMKRTFSVDLSHKMKYGSITMIPRLTMIPRHYDSETTAPRLVWQ; encoded by the coding sequence atgaaagaagtttatggtggCGATACACCATCATACGGCGTAGTCAAATTCTGGCAtcgccagttcaaatgtggtcggATATCGGTGGAAACTTCAATTTCTGGACAACCACATTCCGCCATTGACGACGATACAATCCATAAAGGGAAAGCCGCCATTTTGAAGGATCGCCGCATAACTATTCGGCAACTAGTCCGAGAAGTGAAGATAAGTGAAGggtccatggaaaaaaaaatcacgaCCATTTGCACACGCGGAAGTTGTCTGCACGATGGATTCCCCGGATGCTCACACCTTTTGAGAAGTAGCAACGAGTTAACTGCTCCCAGACTCGTTTGGCAATGTTCCAAGAAAATGAAGAGGACTTTTTCAGTAGACTTATCACACAAGATGAAATATGGGTCTATCACTATGATTCCAAGACTCACTATGATTCCGAGACACTATGATTCCGAGACAACTGCTCCCAGACTCGTTTGGCAATGA